The DNA segment GATCGTTTAGCCGTCGATGTCTCTGGAACTGGCGCACAACTCGGCCCTGCTGCACCTATAGTTACAGATTACGGACAACACCCGATTACAAAAGAGTTTGGTAACAATATTTCCTTTTATCCCCTAGCCAGACCTTTAGAAATTACTCCGGTAGCTGGTGTAGAGTCTACCCCATTATTAAAAACCAAAGCGTATCCCAACAGTTGGGCAGAAAGCGACCTACAAAACGAAAATTTGCAGTTTAACCCCGAAAAAGACCTGAAAGGGCCTTTAACCTTGGGTGTAGCTTTAACTAGAACACTACCAGCCCCATCTAGTCCCACTCCTTCACCATCCCCAATAAACCAAACTCCAGCAAACCCTACTCCTTCACCATCCCCAATAACAACAACACCAGCAAACCCCACGCCTTCACCATCCCCAATAACACCAACTCCAGCAAATCTCACTCCCCCAAGCGAACAGAAGCCTGAAAAACCAGCCACCGAATCACGGCTAGTAGTGATAGGGAATTCAGAATTTGTCACCAACACCATATTTCAACAACAATTAAATGGGGATGTCTTCCTTAACTCCGTCACCTGGCTAAGTCAGCAAGACCAGCAACCCCTTTCGATTCGTCCCAAAGAACCAAAAAATAGACGAATGAACCTATCCACCTCACAAGCCAACCTCTTAACATTATCCTCTCTGTTCGTTTTACCCTTACTCGGCTTAGTCACCGCCGCCACCATCTGGTGGAAGCGTAGATAAGAGGAGTTAACTGTTGACTGTTGACCCATGACCAATGAGCAATGACTAAAAAGACTTTAATTTTAATATTGTTAGCCCTGGGGTTGGGTGGTTTTGTTTATTTCTGGGAAATTCGAGGTGCTACTCAGCGAGAAGAGGCTAGGGAGAATCAACAGCAAATCTTTTCTTTTACAGAAGATGATGTCCAGTCTCTAACTGTAAAAACTCAGAAACTTACGGTGAATTTGGAACGGAACCCGCAGTCTAATCAGCCTAAGTGGTTGCTTAAATCTCCTGTATCAGAACCTGCAAACGAGCCTATAGTTAGTTATTTGATGGATTTATTGGTAAAAGGAAAGAGTACGAATACTATATCAACACCAGCTAACCAAATAGCCGAATTTGGTTTAGACCAACCCCAAGCCACCATCAACATTAACCTCAAAAATCAAAAAACCCATCAGTTAAGTCTGGGCAAGCCTGATTTTAACCGTCGTTTTGTCTATGCCCAAGCTGACCCTAGACCTCAACCAAATGGTAAGGTAAATGTGCTATTGGTATCTACAGATTTTGAAAATGCTGTCAATAGAGAACTATCAGAGTGGAAACAACCTGTAAGCTTGGATAAAGTTGAACCACAATCCACGCCAAATCTACCTTAACCAACTCCCACCAATAGCCAATAAGCAGATATACAGATAAAATTCAGAATTCACCCTTAGGGTATTTTGAATTTCAAATTTGGAGCGAACTGACGTGACCAACCCGACTGCAACTCTACTAATTTCATGTCCCGACCAACGGGGATTAGTCGCTAAAATCGCTAACTTTATCTACGCTAATGGTGGGAATATTATTCACGCTGACCAACATACCGATTTTGCGGCTGGGTTATTCCTCACGCGCATTGAATGGCAGTTAGAGGGTTTCAATTTGCCGCGAGAGATTATTGGGGCCGCGTTTAATGCCATCGCTCAACCTCTAGGCGCTAAGTGGGAACTACATTTTTCTGATACAATCCCACGTATTGCCATTTGGGTAAGTCGCCAAGACCATTGCCTTTATGATTTAATTTGGCGACAACGCGCCAAAGAAATTGCGGTTGAGATTCCTTTAATTATTAGTAACCATCCCCATTTAAAAGTAGTTGCAGATCAATTTGGCATCGACTTTCGCCACATTCCTATTAATAAAGATAACAAAGCGGAACAGGAAGCCCAACAATTAGAATTACTGCAACAATATGAAATTGATTTAGTTGTATTAGCAAAATATATGCAAATTGTTAGTGCAGACTT comes from the Nostoc sp. PCC 7120 = FACHB-418 genome and includes:
- the purU gene encoding formyltetrahydrofolate deformylase, with translation MTNPTATLLISCPDQRGLVAKIANFIYANGGNIIHADQHTDFAAGLFLTRIEWQLEGFNLPREIIGAAFNAIAQPLGAKWELHFSDTIPRIAIWVSRQDHCLYDLIWRQRAKEIAVEIPLIISNHPHLKVVADQFGIDFRHIPINKDNKAEQEAQQLELLQQYEIDLVVLAKYMQIVSADFITKFPQIINIHHSFLPAFVGANPYHRAFERGVKVIGATAHYATPELDAGPIIEQDVVRVSHRDEVEDLIRKGKDLERVVLARAVRLHLQNRVLVYGNRTVVFE
- a CDS encoding DUF4340 domain-containing protein gives rise to the protein MTKKTLILILLALGLGGFVYFWEIRGATQREEARENQQQIFSFTEDDVQSLTVKTQKLTVNLERNPQSNQPKWLLKSPVSEPANEPIVSYLMDLLVKGKSTNTISTPANQIAEFGLDQPQATININLKNQKTHQLSLGKPDFNRRFVYAQADPRPQPNGKVNVLLVSTDFENAVNRELSEWKQPVSLDKVEPQSTPNLP